A stretch of Mastomys coucha isolate ucsf_1 unplaced genomic scaffold, UCSF_Mcou_1 pScaffold3, whole genome shotgun sequence DNA encodes these proteins:
- the LOC116074573 gene encoding glutathione S-transferase theta-3: MGLELYLDLMSQPCRAVYIFAKKNGIPFQMRTIELLKGQQYTDSFAQVNPLRKVPALKDGDFLLAESVAILLYLSRKYKAPDHWYPQDLQTRARVDEYLAWQHTALRSCCTRAMWQKMMFPVFLGQPVPPEMLASTLAELDGCLQMLEDKFLQDQAFLTGSHISMADLVAITELMHPVSAGCKVFESRPKLAAWRQRVEAEVGESLFQEAHEVVLRAKDMPPLMDPTLKEKLKLSVQCLLH, encoded by the exons ATGGGTTTGGAGCTCTACCTGGACCTGATGTCCCAGCCCTGCCGTGCAGTTTACATCTTCGCCAAGAAGAATGGCATCCCCTTCCAGATGCGTACCATAGAGCTGCTTAAAG GTCAGCAGTACACGGATTCCTTCGCTCAGGTGAACCCTTTGAGGAAGGTGCCGGCTTTGAAGGACGGGGACTTCCTCTTGGCAGAGAG TGTGGCCATCTTGCTGTATCTGAGTAGGAAGTACAAGGCCCCTGACCACTGGTACCCGCAGGACCTGCAGACTCGAGCTCGTGTGGACGAGTACCTGGCTTGGCAGCACACGGCCCTGCGGAGTTGTTGCACCAGGGCCATGTGGCAGAAG ATGATGTTCCCTGTGTTCCTGGGACAGCCCGTACCTCCTGAGATGTTGGCATCCACCTTGGCTGAACTGGATGGGTGCCTGCAGATGCTGGAGGACAAGTTCCTGCAGGATCAGGCCTTCCTTACAGGATCCCATATCTCCATGGCTGACCTGGTGGCCATCACAGAGCTGATGCAT CCTGTCAGTGCTGGCTGCAAAGTGTTCGAGAGCCGACCCAAACTGGCTGCGTGGCGTCAGCGGGTGGAAGCCGAAGTGGGGGAGAGCCTCTTCCAGGAGGCCCATGAAGTTGTCCTGAGAGCCAAGGATATGCCTCCCTTGATGGACCCTACCTTGAAGGAGAAACTGAAGCTTTCGGTGCAGTGCTTGTTGCATTGA
- the LOC116075113 gene encoding glutathione S-transferase theta-1 isoform X2, whose amino-acid sequence MFPVFLGEEIPPEMLAATLAELDVNLQVLEDKFLQDKDFLAGPHISLADLVAITELMHPVGGGCPVFEGRPRLAAWYQRVEAAVGKDLFREAHEVILKVKDCPPADLILKQKLMPRVLAMIQ is encoded by the exons ATGTTCCCCGTTTTCCTGGGTGAGGAAATACCTCCAGAGATGTTGGCAGCCACGTTGGCAGAACTGGATGTTAACCTGCAGGTGCTCGAAGACAAGTTCCTCCAGGACAAAGACTTCCTTGCCGGGCCCCACATCTCCCTGGCCGACTTGGTAGCCATCACAGAGCTGATGCAT CCCGTAGGTGGTGGCTGCCCAGTCTTTGAAGGGCGTCCTAGGCTGGCTGCGTGGTACCAGCGAGTGGAGGCAGCCGTGGGGAAGGACCTCTTCCGGGAAGCCCATGAGGTCATCCTGAAGGTGAAGGACTGTCCACCCGCTGACCTCATCCTAAAGCAGAAGCTCATGCCCAGAGTGCTGGCCATGATCCAGTGA
- the LOC116075113 gene encoding glutathione S-transferase theta-1 isoform X3, which yields MVLELYLDLLSQPCRAIYIFAKKNNIPFQMHTVELRKGEHLSAAFARVNPMKKVPAMKDGGFTLCESVAILLYLVHKYKVPDHWYPQDLQGRAHVDEYLAWQHTGLRRSCLRALWHKVMFPVFLGEEIPPEMLAATLAELDVNLQVLEDKFLQDKDFLAGPHISLADLVAITELMHPVGGGCPVFEGRPRLAAWYQRVEAAVGKDLFREAHEVILKVKDCPPADLILKQKLMPRVLAMIQ from the exons ATGGTCCTGGAGCTGTACCTGGATCTGCTGTCGCAGCCCTGTCGCGCCATTTATATCTTCGCCAAGAAGAACAATATCCCGTTCCAGATGCATACGGTGGAGCTGCGCAAGG GTGAACATCTCAGCGCTGCGTTTGCCCGGGTAAATCCCATGAAGAAGGTACCAGCCATGAAGGACGGTGGCTTCACCTTGTGTGAGAG TGTGGCTATCCTGCTTTATCTGGTGCACAAATATAAGGTTCCGGACCACTGGTACCCCCAAGACCTGCAGGGCCGTGCTCATGTGGATGAGTACCTGGCGTGGCAGCATACGGGCCTTCGGAGAAGCTGTCTTCGGGCCCTGTGGCATAAG GTGATGTTCCCCGTTTTCCTGGGTGAGGAAATACCTCCAGAGATGTTGGCAGCCACGTTGGCAGAACTGGATGTTAACCTGCAGGTGCTCGAAGACAAGTTCCTCCAGGACAAAGACTTCCTTGCCGGGCCCCACATCTCCCTGGCCGACTTGGTAGCCATCACAGAGCTGATGCAT CCCGTAGGTGGTGGCTGCCCAGTCTTTGAAGGGCGTCCTAGGCTGGCTGCGTGGTACCAGCGAGTGGAGGCAGCCGTGGGGAAGGACCTCTTCCGGGAAGCCCATGAGGTCATCCTGAAGGTGAAGGACTGTCCACCCGCTGACCTCATCCTAAAGCAGAAGCTCATGCCCAGAGTGCTGGCCATGATCCAGTGA
- the LOC116075113 gene encoding glutathione S-transferase theta-1 isoform X1: protein MGHFSSEIFAWWQDSLGVTSGKQDAILTLRESSVLCLWRQGKALPFSEPASFHILKKRLRLAHCWKDQKSVAILLYLVHKYKVPDHWYPQDLQGRAHVDEYLAWQHTGLRRSCLRALWHKVMFPVFLGEEIPPEMLAATLAELDVNLQVLEDKFLQDKDFLAGPHISLADLVAITELMHPVGGGCPVFEGRPRLAAWYQRVEAAVGKDLFREAHEVILKVKDCPPADLILKQKLMPRVLAMIQ, encoded by the exons ATGGGACACTTTAGTAGTGAGATTTTTGCCTGGTGGCAGGATAGCCTTGGTGTGACCTCTGGAAAACAAGACGCAATTCTGACACTGAGAGAGAGCTCTGTGCTGTGCCTCTGGAGGCAAGGCAAGGCTCTTCCCTTTTCTGAGCCTGCTTCTTTCCACATCTTGAAAAAGAGGCTCAGACTGGCTCACTGttggaaagatcagaaaag TGTGGCTATCCTGCTTTATCTGGTGCACAAATATAAGGTTCCGGACCACTGGTACCCCCAAGACCTGCAGGGCCGTGCTCATGTGGATGAGTACCTGGCGTGGCAGCATACGGGCCTTCGGAGAAGCTGTCTTCGGGCCCTGTGGCATAAG GTGATGTTCCCCGTTTTCCTGGGTGAGGAAATACCTCCAGAGATGTTGGCAGCCACGTTGGCAGAACTGGATGTTAACCTGCAGGTGCTCGAAGACAAGTTCCTCCAGGACAAAGACTTCCTTGCCGGGCCCCACATCTCCCTGGCCGACTTGGTAGCCATCACAGAGCTGATGCAT CCCGTAGGTGGTGGCTGCCCAGTCTTTGAAGGGCGTCCTAGGCTGGCTGCGTGGTACCAGCGAGTGGAGGCAGCCGTGGGGAAGGACCTCTTCCGGGAAGCCCATGAGGTCATCCTGAAGGTGAAGGACTGTCCACCCGCTGACCTCATCCTAAAGCAGAAGCTCATGCCCAGAGTGCTGGCCATGATCCAGTGA